Proteins from a genomic interval of Microbacterium imperiale:
- a CDS encoding DUF2200 domain-containing protein: MSRVFTMSVASVYVHYVAKVERKGRTRAEVDEVTRWLTGFAQEELDAHLAAGTTFAEFFAKARLHPNASMITGVICGIRIEEIDDPLMQRIRYLDKLVDEVARGKDMSKILRG, from the coding sequence ATGAGTCGCGTGTTCACCATGAGTGTCGCGTCGGTATACGTCCACTACGTCGCAAAGGTCGAGCGCAAGGGTCGCACCCGCGCCGAGGTCGATGAGGTGACTCGCTGGCTGACCGGCTTCGCCCAGGAGGAGCTCGACGCTCACCTGGCCGCCGGCACGACGTTCGCGGAGTTCTTCGCGAAGGCGCGGCTGCACCCGAACGCCTCGATGATCACGGGCGTGATCTGCGGCATCCGGATCGAGGAGATCGACGATCCGCTCATGCAGCGCATCCGGTACCTCGACAAGCTCGTCGACGAGGTCGCACGCGGCAAGGACATGTCGAAGATCCTCCGCGGCTGA
- a CDS encoding histidinol dehydrogenase, whose product MTQIWPRIAGWAVAAVAGVVYGVAGTIGQAHTWGVLPVGLIVAIIGVTGLVAGLRLLTGDRWVALASGLGAVVATIIFSGRGPGGSVVVPAPPEGQLSTGIIWTFALPVVVAIVVGWPSLAAARRAHTN is encoded by the coding sequence GTGACGCAGATCTGGCCCCGCATCGCCGGGTGGGCGGTCGCGGCGGTCGCCGGTGTCGTCTACGGCGTGGCCGGAACGATCGGCCAGGCGCACACGTGGGGCGTCCTGCCCGTCGGTCTCATCGTCGCGATCATCGGCGTCACGGGACTCGTCGCCGGCCTCCGACTGCTCACCGGCGACCGGTGGGTCGCCCTGGCGAGCGGCCTCGGCGCCGTGGTTGCGACGATCATCTTCTCGGGTCGCGGCCCCGGGGGCTCGGTCGTGGTTCCGGCGCCGCCCGAGGGGCAGCTCAGCACCGGCATCATCTGGACCTTCGCGCTCCCCGTGGTGGTGGCCATCGTCGTCGGCTGGCCGTCGCTGGCGGCGGCCCGGCGCGCGCACACGAACTAG
- the fdxA gene encoding ferredoxin, whose translation MTYVIALPCVDVKDRACIDECPVDCIYEGERSLYIHPDECVDCGACEPVCPVEAIYYEDDLPAEWQDYYTANVEFFDDLGSPGGAAKIGVIPKDHPLVAALPPQGEGH comes from the coding sequence GTGACTTATGTGATCGCTCTTCCGTGCGTGGACGTGAAGGACCGCGCCTGCATCGACGAATGCCCCGTGGACTGCATCTACGAAGGGGAGCGCTCGCTCTATATCCATCCCGACGAGTGCGTGGACTGCGGCGCCTGCGAGCCGGTCTGCCCGGTCGAGGCGATCTACTACGAGGACGACCTCCCCGCCGAGTGGCAGGACTACTACACCGCGAACGTCGAGTTCTTCGACGATCTCGGCTCGCCGGGCGGCGCCGCCAAGATCGGCGTCATTCCCAAGGATCATCCCCTCGTGGCCGCGCTGCCGCCGCAGGGGGAGGGGCATTGA
- a CDS encoding AzlC family ABC transporter permease, which translates to MRQDAASRRAWRDGIGVSLATSAYGVSFGALGVAAGLDVWQTCVLSLLMFTGGSQFAFVGVVASGGLSAIPAAIASAALLGVRNVAYGLRMAPIIGGGVARRLAAMPFTIDESAAVALAQRDPRARRIGFWVTGVGIYVGWNLFTLVGALLGDVLGDPRAYGLDAAAAAAFLALLWPRLRRGEAVVIGVAAAVVAAVATPVTMPGVPVLVAGVVAIVVAVALPARRAVDEPDDVAERQGLP; encoded by the coding sequence GTGAGACAGGATGCCGCTTCGCGCCGCGCGTGGCGCGACGGCATCGGCGTCTCGCTGGCCACGAGCGCCTACGGCGTCTCGTTCGGCGCCCTCGGCGTCGCGGCGGGCCTGGACGTCTGGCAGACCTGCGTCCTCAGCCTCCTGATGTTCACGGGCGGCTCCCAGTTCGCGTTCGTCGGTGTCGTGGCATCCGGCGGACTCTCGGCGATCCCCGCGGCGATCGCCTCGGCGGCGCTGCTCGGGGTGCGCAACGTCGCTTACGGCCTGCGCATGGCGCCCATCATCGGCGGGGGAGTGGCGCGGCGGCTCGCCGCGATGCCGTTCACCATCGACGAGTCGGCGGCGGTGGCCCTCGCGCAACGCGATCCGCGCGCCCGGCGCATCGGATTCTGGGTCACCGGCGTGGGGATCTACGTCGGCTGGAACCTCTTCACGCTGGTCGGCGCGCTGCTCGGCGACGTCTTGGGCGACCCCCGGGCGTACGGACTGGATGCTGCGGCGGCGGCGGCCTTCCTCGCTCTGCTCTGGCCTCGGCTGCGCCGTGGCGAGGCAGTCGTCATAGGGGTCGCGGCCGCGGTGGTCGCGGCCGTCGCGACCCCGGTGACGATGCCCGGCGTGCCGGTTCTCGTCGCCGGCGTCGTCGCGATCGTGGTGGCGGTGGCGCTGCCCGCACGACGCGCTGTGGACGAGCCCGACGACGTCGCGGAACGGCAGGGTCTGCCGTGA
- a CDS encoding dipeptide ABC transporter ATP-binding protein produces the protein MSTPIDTTVPALEMNDVSVDFAVDGYWVPAAKNLNYSIARGQVVAVVGESGSGKSASSMAILDLLPINSRVRGEIKVNGRDVTGLSPRQLRQLRGSEVAAIFQEPMTALNPVLTVGFQIIEAIRAHTSKTPSEAKARALELLGMVGLPDPEKAFSSYPHQLSGGQRQRAMIAQAICLDPALLIADEPTTALDVTVQAEILDLLRDLRDRLQSAVLLITHDMGVVADLADWIVVMKDGEVVEQGTVTQVLGDPQAVYTRELLAAVPRLGQGGEGDETVDVVEALASVVEEHVPVPDVDATAGPRIDAPVLSLQNVSIEYGKRGRVAAFRAVDDVSLDIAEGEIVGLVGESGSGKSTIGRAAIGLQPIAEGKLVVDGIDISGGDRKIIRSLRRKVGIVFQDPSSSLNPRLPIGESIGEPMLLAGEAKGAALDKRVEALLDDVRLPRSYRNRYPHELSGGQKQRVGIARALALKPRLLVADEPTSALDVSVQARVLELLSELQAEYRFACLFISHDLAVVDAMADRIVVLYHGQIAEQGTRDEILRAPKEAYTQRLIAAIPVPDPAEQAARRAIRRQILDVS, from the coding sequence ATGAGCACCCCCATCGACACCACTGTTCCCGCGCTGGAGATGAACGACGTCAGCGTCGACTTCGCCGTGGACGGCTACTGGGTCCCCGCCGCCAAGAACCTCAACTACAGCATCGCGCGCGGCCAGGTCGTCGCCGTCGTGGGTGAGTCGGGCTCGGGCAAGAGCGCGAGCTCGATGGCGATCCTCGACCTTCTGCCGATCAACAGCCGGGTGCGCGGCGAGATCAAGGTGAACGGGCGCGACGTGACCGGTCTCAGCCCGCGGCAGCTGCGTCAGCTGCGCGGCTCGGAGGTCGCCGCGATCTTCCAGGAGCCCATGACGGCGCTCAACCCGGTGCTCACGGTCGGCTTCCAGATCATCGAGGCGATCCGCGCGCACACGTCGAAGACCCCCAGTGAGGCGAAGGCGCGAGCGCTCGAGCTGCTCGGCATGGTCGGTCTGCCCGACCCCGAGAAGGCGTTCTCGTCGTACCCGCACCAGCTGTCGGGCGGCCAGCGCCAGCGCGCCATGATCGCGCAGGCGATCTGCCTCGACCCGGCGCTCCTGATCGCCGACGAGCCGACGACGGCGCTCGACGTCACGGTGCAGGCCGAGATCCTCGACCTCCTCCGCGACCTGCGCGACCGGCTGCAGTCCGCCGTGCTGCTGATCACGCACGACATGGGCGTGGTGGCCGACCTCGCCGACTGGATCGTCGTCATGAAGGACGGCGAGGTCGTCGAGCAGGGAACGGTCACACAGGTTCTGGGCGACCCGCAGGCGGTCTACACGCGCGAGCTGCTGGCCGCCGTGCCCCGTCTCGGACAGGGCGGCGAGGGCGACGAGACCGTCGACGTCGTCGAGGCCCTGGCGAGCGTCGTCGAGGAGCACGTTCCCGTCCCGGACGTCGACGCCACCGCTGGCCCCCGCATCGACGCACCCGTGCTGTCGCTTCAGAACGTCTCGATCGAGTACGGCAAGCGCGGCCGTGTGGCGGCCTTCCGCGCGGTCGACGACGTCTCGCTCGACATCGCCGAGGGCGAGATCGTCGGCCTCGTGGGAGAGTCGGGCTCCGGCAAGTCGACGATCGGGCGTGCCGCGATCGGTCTCCAGCCGATCGCCGAGGGTAAGCTCGTCGTCGACGGCATCGACATCAGCGGCGGGGACCGCAAGATCATCCGTTCGCTGCGCCGCAAGGTCGGCATCGTGTTCCAGGATCCCTCGTCATCGCTCAACCCGCGTCTGCCCATCGGCGAGAGCATCGGCGAGCCGATGCTGCTAGCGGGGGAGGCGAAGGGAGCGGCCCTCGACAAGCGGGTCGAGGCGCTCCTCGATGATGTGCGTCTGCCGCGTTCGTACCGCAACCGCTACCCGCACGAGTTGTCGGGCGGTCAGAAGCAGCGCGTCGGTATCGCCCGTGCGCTCGCGCTCAAGCCACGGCTGCTCGTCGCCGACGAGCCCACCAGCGCGCTCGACGTCTCGGTCCAGGCGCGCGTGCTCGAGCTGCTGAGCGAGCTGCAGGCCGAGTACCGCTTCGCCTGCCTGTTCATCAGCCACGACCTGGCCGTCGTGGACGCGATGGCCGACCGCATCGTGGTGCTGTACCACGGGCAGATCGCCGAGCAGGGAACGCGCGACGAGATCCTCCGCGCCCCGAAGGAGGCGTACACGCAGCGCCTCATCGCGGCGATCCCCGTGCCGGACCCCGCCGAGCAGGCAGCCCGTCGGGCCATCCGCCGACAGATCCTCGACGTCTCCTGA
- the typA gene encoding translational GTPase TypA, which translates to MAHALRPDLRNVAIVAHVDHGKTTLVDAMLRQTGSFGDHAHVEERAMDSNDLEREKGITILAKNTAITYNGAHTDVPVTINVIDTPGHADFGGEVERGLSMVDGVVLLVDASEGPLPQTRFVLRKALEAKLPVILLVNKTDRPDARIAEVEEEAHDLLLGLAGDLVDDVPDLDVDALLDVPVVYASGRAGAASRNRPDNGDLPDNDDLEPLFEAILEHVPAPSYDDEAPLQAWVTNLDSSPFLGRLALLRIFNGTLKKGQTVAWVRHDGTHSNARITELLITKALDRFPAESAGPGDIVAIAGIEDITIGETIADPEDVRPLPAITVDDPAISMTIGTNTSPLMGKVKGHKLTARMVKDRLDRELIGNVSLKVVDIGRPDAWEVQGRGELALAILVENMRREGFELTVGKPQVVTRRDENGKLTEPFEHLTIDAPEEHLGAITQLMAARKGRMETMTNHGTGWVRMEFVVPSRGLIGFRSEFLTITRGTGIANAIAHGYDEWAGAISTRQNGSIVADRSGVVTPFAMIALQERMSFFVQPTEEVYEGMVIGENSRADDMDVNITKEKKLTNMRSSTSDSFESMTPPRVLTLEESLEFARDDECVEVTPEKVRIRKVLLDATERGRAASRAKRQDAGS; encoded by the coding sequence ATGGCGCACGCCCTTCGTCCTGACCTCCGCAACGTCGCGATCGTCGCGCACGTCGACCACGGCAAGACGACGCTCGTCGACGCCATGCTCCGCCAGACCGGCTCGTTCGGCGACCACGCGCACGTCGAAGAGCGTGCGATGGACTCGAACGACCTCGAGCGCGAGAAGGGGATCACAATCCTCGCCAAGAACACGGCGATCACCTACAACGGCGCTCACACCGACGTCCCGGTGACGATCAACGTGATCGACACCCCCGGCCACGCGGACTTCGGCGGCGAGGTCGAGCGCGGCCTGTCGATGGTCGACGGCGTCGTGCTCCTGGTCGACGCGAGCGAGGGCCCGCTGCCGCAGACCCGCTTCGTGCTGCGCAAGGCGCTCGAGGCGAAGCTGCCGGTGATCCTCCTGGTCAACAAGACCGACCGCCCCGACGCGCGCATCGCCGAGGTCGAGGAAGAGGCGCACGACCTGCTGCTCGGCCTCGCGGGCGACCTCGTCGACGACGTTCCCGACCTCGATGTCGACGCGCTCCTCGACGTGCCCGTCGTGTACGCGTCGGGTCGTGCCGGCGCGGCATCCCGCAACCGTCCCGACAACGGCGACCTGCCCGACAACGACGACCTCGAGCCGCTGTTCGAGGCGATCCTCGAGCACGTGCCGGCACCCTCCTACGACGACGAGGCGCCGCTGCAGGCCTGGGTGACGAACCTCGACTCGAGCCCGTTCCTCGGCCGTCTCGCGCTCCTGCGCATCTTCAACGGCACCCTCAAGAAGGGGCAGACGGTCGCTTGGGTGCGCCACGACGGCACGCACAGCAACGCCCGCATCACCGAGCTGCTCATCACGAAGGCGCTCGACCGTTTCCCCGCCGAGTCCGCCGGCCCCGGTGACATCGTCGCGATCGCCGGCATCGAGGACATCACCATCGGCGAGACGATCGCCGACCCCGAAGACGTCCGGCCGCTGCCGGCCATCACGGTCGACGACCCCGCGATCTCGATGACCATCGGCACCAACACCTCGCCCCTCATGGGCAAGGTCAAGGGCCACAAGCTCACCGCGCGCATGGTGAAGGACCGCCTCGACCGCGAGCTGATCGGCAACGTCTCGCTCAAGGTCGTCGACATCGGCCGCCCCGACGCGTGGGAGGTGCAGGGCCGCGGCGAGCTGGCCCTGGCGATCCTCGTCGAGAACATGCGCCGCGAGGGCTTCGAGCTGACCGTCGGCAAGCCCCAGGTCGTCACGCGCCGCGACGAGAACGGCAAGCTCACCGAGCCCTTCGAGCACCTCACGATCGACGCGCCCGAAGAACACCTCGGGGCGATCACGCAGCTCATGGCGGCCCGCAAGGGACGCATGGAGACCATGACCAACCACGGCACCGGGTGGGTGCGCATGGAGTTCGTCGTGCCGTCGCGCGGCCTCATCGGGTTCCGCAGCGAGTTCTTGACGATCACGCGCGGCACGGGCATCGCCAACGCGATCGCCCACGGTTACGACGAGTGGGCCGGCGCGATCTCGACGCGTCAGAACGGCTCGATCGTGGCCGACCGCTCGGGCGTCGTCACGCCGTTCGCGATGATCGCGCTGCAGGAGCGCATGAGCTTCTTCGTCCAGCCCACCGAAGAGGTGTACGAGGGCATGGTCATCGGCGAGAACTCGCGCGCCGACGACATGGACGTGAACATCACCAAGGAGAAGAAGCTGACGAACATGCGCTCGTCGACCTCCGACTCCTTCGAGTCGATGACGCCGCCGCGGGTGCTGACGCTCGAGGAGTCGCTCGAGTTCGCGCGCGACGACGAATGCGTCGAGGTCACCCCCGAGAAGGTGCGCATCCGCAAGGTCCTGCTCGACGCGACCGAGCGTGGCCGTGCCGCCTCGCGCGCCAAGCGCCAGGACGCCGGCTCCTGA
- a CDS encoding AzlD domain-containing protein, with product MTLWTGILVASIVCVALKALGYLLPPRWFDGPRAQRTIDQLTVALLSALVVVQTLGSGAAIVVDARLPAVIAAAVLLLLRAPFLLVVVAAAAVAAALRAVGWAA from the coding sequence GTGACGCTCTGGACGGGGATCCTCGTCGCGTCGATCGTCTGCGTCGCGCTGAAAGCCCTCGGCTACCTCCTGCCACCGCGCTGGTTCGACGGACCGCGGGCGCAGCGGACGATCGACCAGCTCACGGTCGCGCTGCTCTCGGCGCTCGTGGTGGTGCAGACCCTCGGGTCGGGCGCGGCCATCGTCGTGGACGCGCGTCTGCCGGCGGTGATCGCGGCCGCGGTGCTGCTCCTGCTTCGCGCTCCGTTCCTGCTGGTCGTCGTCGCGGCCGCGGCCGTGGCTGCGGCGCTTCGAGCGGTCGGTTGGGCGGCTTAG
- a CDS encoding PH domain-containing protein produces MQAVTFRSTFNKVLSILLWAGLAAAAGATLVSPGALPLLVGVPVAAAGGAALVWALLWSPRVTVDDEAVHVENVLLEHRIPWGALIHVDTAFALTLHTPGRRIRATAAPAPGQLTAFRATRSEKRRLDRLGGDDGIRPGDLPGTDSGRAAELVRGRWERLRDSGAIEPGRADRIAVERRPRVAEIVAVVLGTTALVAGVLLL; encoded by the coding sequence ATGCAGGCGGTCACGTTCCGGTCCACGTTCAACAAGGTGCTGAGCATCCTGCTGTGGGCGGGGCTCGCCGCCGCGGCCGGGGCCACGCTGGTCAGCCCGGGCGCGCTTCCGCTGCTGGTCGGCGTGCCGGTGGCGGCCGCGGGCGGAGCGGCACTGGTGTGGGCGCTGCTGTGGTCGCCGCGGGTGACCGTCGACGACGAGGCCGTGCACGTCGAGAACGTGCTGCTCGAGCACCGCATCCCCTGGGGCGCTCTCATCCACGTCGACACGGCGTTCGCCCTGACGCTCCACACTCCGGGCCGGCGCATCCGCGCGACGGCGGCTCCCGCCCCCGGCCAGCTGACGGCGTTCCGCGCGACCCGATCCGAGAAGCGTCGCCTCGACCGACTCGGCGGCGACGACGGCATCCGTCCCGGTGATCTGCCCGGCACCGACTCCGGTCGAGCCGCGGAGCTCGTCCGCGGCCGCTGGGAGCGACTGCGCGACAGCGGCGCCATCGAGCCCGGTCGGGCTGACCGCATCGCCGTCGAGCGCCGCCCGCGCGTCGCCGAGATCGTCGCGGTCGTGCTCGGCACGACGGCGCTCGTCGCAGGAGTGCTCCTGCTCTGA